The following coding sequences are from one Hippopotamus amphibius kiboko isolate mHipAmp2 chromosome 9, mHipAmp2.hap2, whole genome shotgun sequence window:
- the LOC130860948 gene encoding putative olfactory receptor 10D3 produces MKNCSVVTEFILLGIPHTEGLETMLFVLFLTFYVCTLLGNFSILVAVLSSTHLHTPMYYFLGNLSVFDMSFSSVTCPKMLLYLLGLSPLISYKDCISQLFFFHFLGSIECFLYTVMAYDRFTAICYPLRYTVIMNPRICMALAVGTWLLGCIHSSILTFLTFTLPYCGPNEVHHFFCDIPALLPLACADTSLAQRVSFTNVGLVSLVCFLLILVTYTRIAICIMHIPSTEGRRRAFSTCSAHLIAILCAYGPIITVYLQPTPNPLLGTVVQILMNLVGPMLNPLIYTLRNKEVKTALKKILHRTSHVLEI; encoded by the coding sequence ATGAAGAACTGCTCAGTGGTGACTGAGTTCATCCTGCTGGGAATCCCACACACAGAGGGGCTGGAGACTATGCTTTTTGTGTTGTTCTTGACCTTCTATGTCTGCACCCTCCTGGGAAATTTCTCCATCCTTGTGGCTGTTCTTTCTTCCACTCACCTTCACACACCCATGTATTACTTTCTGGGGAACTTGTCAGTGTTTGACATGAGTTTCTCCTCTGTGACTTGTCCTAAAATGCTGCTCTACCTCTTGGGACTGAGCCCACTTATTTCCTACAAGGACTGCATCTCCCAGCTCTTCTTCTTCCATTTCCTTGGCAGCATTGAGTGCTTCTTGTATACAGTGATGGCCTACGACCGCTTCACTGCTATCTGTTATCCTCTGAGGTACACAGTCATCATGAACCCTAGAATATGTATGGCCTTGGCTGTGGGCACATGGCTGTTAGGGTGTATCCATTCCAGTATCTTGACTTTTCTCACCTTCACCTTGCCATATTGTGGTCCCAATGAAGTGCATCACTTCTTTTGTGATATCCCAGCACTCTTACCCTTGGCCTGTGCTGATACATCCTTAGCCCAGAGGGTGAGCTTCACCAATGTTGGCCTAGTATCCCTCGTCTGCTTTCTCCTAATCCTTGTAACCTACACGCGAATCGCGATCTGCATCATGCATATTCCATCAACTGAGGGCCGTCGCCGGGCCTTCTCCACATGCAGCGCCCACCTCATTGCCATCCTCTGTGCCTATGGGCCCATCATTACTGTCTACCTGCAGCCCACACCTAACCCCCTGCTGGGAACTGTGGTGCAAATTCTGATGAATCTGGTAGGACCAATGCTGAACCCTTTAATCTATACCTTGaggaataaagaagtaaaaacagCCCTGAAAAAAATACTGCACAGGACAAGCCATGTTCTTGAGATTTAA